A single window of Bombyx mori chromosome 17, ASM3026992v2 DNA harbors:
- the LOC134198665 gene encoding protein C10: MSSPQSVSVDQMRQILNEIIDALESPDYASKLDEAKEAAGNEMLKMMQIVFPMVVQIEMETIKHHGFNNSREGIVQFTQLIRDLESIDGEVARLHTQIRSHYLPPVSISSSVDTSL, from the exons ATGTCGTCCCCTCAAAGCGTATCAGTCGATCAAATGCGACAAATACTAAATGAAATTATAGACGCCCTGGAATCGCCTGATTATGCTTCCAAACTCGATGAAGCTAAAGAAGCTGCTGGTAATGAGATGTTGAAAATGATGCAAATAGTCTTCCCCATGGTTGTGCAAATAGAAATGGAGACAATAAAGCACCATGGCTTCAATAATTCACGTGAAG GCATAGTTCAATTCACTCAGCTTATTCGTGACCTGGAGAGCATTGATGGTGAGGTTGCCCGTCTTCATACTCAAATCCGAAGCCACTACCTGCCCCCTGTGTCCATCAGTTCTTCTGTTGACACATCTTTGTAA
- the Bm_Bre5 gene encoding beta-1,3-galactosyltransferase, protein MRRNRYKLIVFALVLVYVYHFFGVGDYVQSKNFDSDFNYPLNVDIRPIVQAILDGQKPNVKPINYYPYKFLSNYRQCSVVNKPDLVIIVKSAIDHFGHRDAIRKTYGKPHVQGYNVKTFFFLGVDNASSDVQKNITKEMTEFKDIIQMSFRDSYFNNTIKTVMSFRWIFQHCAEAQHYLFTDDDMYISVQNLLKYVSDVTTASERDGILFAGYVFKSAPQRFRSSKWRVSLEEYPWDKWPPYVTAGAYVVSNKAMKMLYVGSLFVKHFRFDDIYLGIVAKKMGIVPTHCPHFHFYKKPYEREVYSDVIASHGYSNHDELIRVWNEQNAL, encoded by the coding sequence ATGAGGAGAAACAGATATAAATTGATTGTATTCGCTTTGGTGCTTGTATATGTTTACCATTTTTTCGGTGTCGGCGATTACGTGCAGTCCAAGAACTTCGATAGCGATTTCAATTATCCTCTCAACGTAGACATTCGACCGATAGTCCAAGCAATACTAGACGGGCAAAAGCCGAATGTTAAACCTATAAATTACTACCCGTACAAGTTCTTGAGCAACTATCGTCAATGCAGTGTCGTCAACAAACCGGATTTAGTCATAATAGTCAAGTCGGCTATAGACCATTTCGGACACAGAGATGCAATTAGAAAGACTTATGGAAAACCACATGTCCAGGGCTACAACGTGAAGACATTCTTCTTTTTGGGCGTGGACAATGCCAGTTCAGATGTACAGAAGAATATTACGAAGGAAATGACAGAATTCAAAGATATCATACAGATGTCTTTCCGTGACAGTTATTTCAACAACACCATTAAAACGGTCATGTCCTTTCGCTGGATCTTTCAGCACTGCGCTGAAGCTCAACACTACTTATTCACCGACGACGACATGTACATATCGGTACAGAATTTACTAAAATACGTTAGCGACGTGACGACCGCGAGCGAAAGAGACGGAATACTGTTCGCCGGTTACGTCTTCAAGTCGGCGCCGCAACGGTTCCGGTCGAGCAAGTGGCGGGTGTCCTTGGAGGAGTATCCCTGGGACAAGTGGCCGCCTTACGTGACGGCCGGGGCGTACGTGGTGTCAAACAAAGCGATGAAGATGCTCTACGTCGGAAGCTTGTTCGTGAAGCATTTCAGATTCGATGACATTTACCTCGGCATAGTCGCGAAGAAGATGGGCATAGTGCCGACTCATTGTCCGCATTTCCACTTCTACAAGAAGCCGTACGAGCGAGAGGTTTATAGCGATGTGATCGCCTCGCACGGATATTCTAATCACGACGAATTGATTAGAGTGTGGAATGAACAAAACGCGTTGTGA